Proteins found in one Armatimonadota bacterium genomic segment:
- the rpsJ gene encoding 30S ribosomal protein S10 translates to MAKTSSIRIKLKAFDHEILDRSCQKIVETAERTGARVAGPIPLPTEKRVHCIVRPTALGRSSRTMEHFEMRVHKRLVDILDSTARTVDALMKLDLPAGVDVSIKTTAG, encoded by the coding sequence ATGGCGAAGACTTCGAGCATCCGGATCAAGCTAAAGGCGTTCGATCACGAGATCCTGGACCGTTCGTGCCAGAAAATCGTTGAGACCGCCGAGAGGACTGGCGCCCGCGTGGCGGGTCCGATCCCCCTGCCGACTGAAAAGCGCGTCCACTGCATTGTGCGCCCCACGGCCCTTGGCCGGAGTTCGCGAACCATGGAGCATTTCGAGATGCGGGTGCACAAGCGGTTGGTGGACATTCTCGACTCCACCGCGCGGACGGTCGACGCCCTGATGAAGCTCGACCTGCCCGCAGGCGTTGACGTGTCAATCAAGACCACAGCGGGCTAA
- a CDS encoding elongation factor G, with the protein MPAFNTDQIRNLVLVGHRSSGKTSLAEAALFLTGAVDRLGSTDAGTATTDFVPEEKERNLSISPALCYVQHGGGKTNIIDAPGYAEFYSEVIPCMWVADTAVLVLDGVAGVEVMSRKVFGNAVNSNLPVIAVVNKLDKEHSSFSAVVDQMNESLPGCRAVPVQLPVGDQASFSGVIDLVSMKAYIGEGKGVQPSAIPSELAADAEAARAALIEEVAGTDEELMEKFFENDSLTDEELIGGLKAALNSGSLVPVLASAATKCIGVAAFLDFARNVVPSPAERPAWIGKKPNSDETVEITADPSAPMRAVVWKTMRDPFVGRLSLVRVLSGTLSSDGQAVTVRTGSRDRLSGLTLIRGNQTQDVDRVAAGDMACIAKLETTLTGDTLCDANAQVIVEMPSLPEGMHSAAMSAESRADEDKLSGALAQIAEEDIGFTYERIAETGELIARGFGPLHLQIIKDQLLRKFKVNVTLGAPEIPYRETARKSVRVQGRHKKQTGGRGQFGDVWLRLEPLPRGGGFEFVDEIKGGTVPTQFIPAVEKGVRSAMAAGPLARYPVVDIRVILDDGSSHPVDSSDMAFQLAGQIGFRKAMEEAGPTLLEPVVMVEVTCPESIMGDVMSDFSSRRGRLQGTEAAGGAMQIVRALVPLSEMSTYSSDLTSMSQGRASFSMEFSHYEEVPNQVQEEIVARRKVAEAADE; encoded by the coding sequence TTGCCTGCTTTCAACACAGACCAGATCAGAAACCTTGTCCTGGTGGGACACCGCAGTTCGGGCAAGACGAGTCTTGCTGAAGCCGCGCTGTTCCTGACAGGTGCTGTGGATCGCCTCGGCTCGACGGACGCCGGGACGGCAACCACGGACTTTGTGCCGGAGGAGAAGGAACGGAACCTCTCCATCTCCCCAGCACTGTGCTACGTTCAGCACGGCGGCGGGAAGACAAATATCATCGATGCACCCGGCTACGCCGAGTTCTACTCGGAAGTCATCCCGTGCATGTGGGTCGCGGACACCGCGGTGCTGGTGCTTGACGGTGTCGCCGGTGTCGAGGTCATGTCCCGCAAGGTCTTCGGGAACGCGGTCAACAGCAATCTTCCCGTGATCGCCGTGGTGAACAAGCTCGACAAGGAGCACTCCAGCTTCTCGGCGGTTGTCGACCAGATGAACGAGAGCCTGCCGGGTTGCCGTGCGGTGCCGGTCCAGCTTCCCGTGGGCGATCAGGCCAGCTTCAGCGGCGTCATTGATCTGGTGTCGATGAAGGCGTACATCGGCGAGGGCAAAGGGGTTCAACCATCGGCAATTCCCTCGGAGCTTGCTGCTGATGCGGAGGCCGCTCGCGCCGCATTGATCGAGGAAGTCGCTGGTACCGACGAGGAACTGATGGAGAAGTTCTTCGAGAACGATTCCCTTACGGACGAGGAGCTCATTGGTGGTCTGAAAGCAGCCCTGAACTCGGGATCCCTGGTTCCCGTACTGGCGAGTGCGGCCACCAAGTGCATCGGCGTTGCGGCGTTCCTCGATTTCGCCCGCAACGTGGTCCCTTCTCCGGCGGAGCGTCCGGCCTGGATAGGTAAGAAGCCGAACAGTGACGAGACCGTGGAGATCACTGCGGATCCATCCGCGCCGATGCGCGCAGTGGTTTGGAAGACCATGCGGGACCCGTTCGTCGGGCGGCTCTCTCTGGTGCGCGTCCTGTCGGGTACGCTGAGCAGCGACGGGCAGGCTGTTACGGTTCGCACTGGCAGCCGTGACCGCCTGTCGGGCCTCACGCTGATCCGCGGCAACCAGACCCAGGATGTGGATCGGGTCGCGGCCGGCGACATGGCGTGTATAGCGAAACTGGAGACGACGCTGACCGGCGACACTCTGTGCGATGCGAATGCCCAGGTCATCGTGGAGATGCCGAGTCTGCCCGAGGGGATGCACTCGGCTGCAATGTCCGCTGAGTCCCGCGCTGACGAGGACAAGCTCTCCGGCGCCCTGGCCCAGATTGCCGAGGAAGATATCGGCTTCACCTATGAGCGCATCGCCGAGACTGGCGAGTTGATCGCCCGGGGGTTCGGTCCGCTGCACCTTCAGATCATCAAGGACCAGCTCCTGCGCAAGTTCAAGGTCAACGTAACCCTTGGCGCTCCCGAAATCCCGTACCGCGAGACGGCGCGCAAGTCTGTTCGGGTGCAAGGTCGCCACAAGAAGCAGACCGGTGGCCGCGGCCAGTTCGGCGACGTGTGGCTGCGGCTCGAGCCTCTACCCCGTGGTGGAGGGTTCGAGTTCGTGGACGAGATCAAAGGCGGGACGGTTCCGACCCAGTTCATCCCGGCTGTCGAGAAAGGCGTCCGGAGCGCTATGGCGGCCGGCCCGTTGGCGCGGTATCCAGTGGTTGACATCCGCGTGATCCTTGATGACGGCAGCTCACACCCGGTGGACTCATCAGATATGGCCTTCCAGTTGGCGGGCCAGATCGGGTTCCGCAAGGCCATGGAGGAAGCCGGCCCCACGCTGCTGGAGCCAGTGGTCATGGTCGAGGTCACCTGCCCTGAGAGCATTATGGGCGATGTCATGAGTGACTTCAGCAGCCGGCGCGGCAGGTTGCAGGGCACCGAGGCTGCGGGTGGCGCAATGCAGATCGTCCGGGCTCTGGTTCCGTTGTCGGAGATGTCGACATACTCGTCCGACCTGACTTCGATGTCTCAAGGCCGCGCGAGCTTCAGCATGGAGTTCTCGCATTACGAGGAAGTGCCGAACCAGGTGCAGGAAGAGATCGTCGCGCGGCGCAAGGTCGCCGAGGCAGCCGACGAGTAG
- the rplW gene encoding 50S ribosomal protein L23: MNRYRSIILQPIVTEKSMEQSEELHKYHFRVHPDANKVDIRHAVETLFGVRVTDVNTMMVRGKSRRRSYRYRTGKTARWKKAIVTLRPGDRIEVIETG, encoded by the coding sequence ATGAACCGTTACCGCAGCATCATCCTGCAGCCTATCGTGACCGAGAAGTCCATGGAACAGTCCGAGGAGCTGCACAAGTACCACTTCCGTGTGCACCCCGACGCCAACAAGGTGGACATCCGGCACGCGGTTGAGACCCTTTTTGGTGTGCGAGTGACCGACGTAAACACGATGATGGTGCGTGGCAAGAGCCGGCGGCGGAGCTACCGCTACCGCACCGGGAAGACCGCGCGCTGGAAGAAGGCCATTGTTACGCTTCGGCCCGGCGACCGCATCGAGGTCATCGAGACAGGTTAG
- the rplV gene encoding 50S ribosomal protein L22, which translates to MEVRAISKWVRKGPRKVRGYAELIRGKTPQQAQAILGAVASPSAQALLKTLNSAIANAENNHDLDPEDMVVSKAFVDGGFTIPRMIARARGRGDRIRKRTCHITVVLSDEQGKDES; encoded by the coding sequence ATGGAAGTACGAGCGATCTCCAAATGGGTGCGCAAAGGCCCGCGCAAGGTGCGGGGCTACGCGGAACTGATCCGGGGCAAGACGCCGCAGCAGGCTCAGGCCATTCTGGGCGCTGTGGCCAGCCCGTCGGCCCAGGCGCTGCTGAAGACTCTGAACTCCGCCATCGCCAACGCGGAGAACAACCATGACCTCGACCCGGAGGACATGGTGGTCAGCAAGGCCTTCGTGGACGGCGGCTTCACGATCCCGCGCATGATTGCCCGGGCCCGTGGACGGGGCGACCGTATCCGCAAGCGGACCTGCCACATCACCGTCGTGCTGAGCGATGAACAGGGAAAGGACGAGTCGTAG
- a CDS encoding 50S ribosomal protein L24 produces the protein MQKNKLNIKKGDEVLVIAGKDRSTRHHPRRGRVISVMPDKERIFVDGVNIIKRAVRASQKVRQGGIVESPGPIHVSNVMLICPSCDAPTRIANKRNDKGQPVRYCKRCKAAIDE, from the coding sequence ATGCAGAAGAACAAGCTAAACATCAAGAAGGGCGATGAAGTGCTGGTGATCGCGGGTAAGGACCGCTCGACCCGGCACCACCCCAGGCGGGGGCGTGTCATCAGCGTCATGCCCGACAAAGAGCGCATCTTTGTTGACGGGGTCAACATCATCAAGCGCGCGGTGCGTGCTTCGCAGAAGGTTCGGCAGGGCGGCATTGTGGAGTCCCCTGGCCCGATCCATGTGTCCAACGTGATGCTGATCTGCCCGTCGTGCGACGCGCCGACCCGGATTGCCAACAAGCGCAATGACAAGGGCCAGCCCGTTCGCTACTGCAAACGCTGCAAGGCCGCAATCGACGAGTAA
- the rplC gene encoding 50S ribosomal protein L3, translated as MAKTILGKKIGMTRIFEPNGVEVAVTVVQAGPCTVVQRKTTDVDGYEAMQLGFEERKRSRTNAPLTGHFQSRNVTPKRYVRECRLKDGEGYAPGDQVKVDIFKTGDVVDIVGTSKGKGFAGGMKRHGFKGGPATHGSKVHRAPQSSGATDAARVFKGTRKPGQMGNARVTAKGLKILEVDPEANLLVIKGSVPGSNGGLLIITGRE; from the coding sequence ATGGCGAAGACGATTCTCGGTAAGAAAATCGGGATGACGCGCATTTTCGAGCCCAATGGGGTCGAGGTTGCCGTCACCGTTGTTCAGGCCGGGCCCTGCACAGTTGTGCAGCGCAAGACCACGGACGTGGACGGGTACGAGGCCATGCAGCTTGGCTTCGAGGAACGCAAGCGCAGCCGGACTAACGCGCCACTTACCGGTCATTTCCAGAGCCGCAATGTGACCCCGAAGAGGTATGTGCGCGAGTGCAGGCTGAAGGACGGGGAGGGCTACGCCCCCGGCGACCAGGTGAAGGTGGACATTTTCAAGACCGGCGATGTGGTAGACATCGTGGGCACGAGCAAGGGAAAAGGTTTCGCCGGTGGGATGAAGCGCCACGGCTTCAAGGGCGGCCCCGCAACACACGGTTCCAAGGTGCACCGCGCTCCGCAGTCCAGCGGTGCGACCGACGCGGCCCGCGTTTTCAAAGGTACGCGCAAGCCCGGGCAGATGGGGAATGCGCGCGTCACCGCCAAGGGCCTGAAGATTCTGGAAGTCGACCCCGAAGCGAACCTGCTGGTCATCAAGGGCTCAGTTCCCGGCAGCAACGGTGGTCTGCTGATCATCACGGGCCGCGAGTAG
- the rpsC gene encoding 30S ribosomal protein S3 translates to MGQKVHPYGLRLGIIRQSRSTWFAEGKKYREQLIGDLKIRQFLEKELLNASVSNIAIERAADNISVTIETGKPGIVIGRGGRDVEKLRQKVEKVAGRRVRVNVEETKDPDTNAALVAQNIARQIERRVSYRRAMRQAIDRAIRMGAQGMRCTVSGRLQGAEIARTEALGPEGRVPLHTLRADVHFGFAEARTGYGNIGVKVWIYKGDILPPRKVKQSDMYVPEETAEAPVEDVVAEGAIEDVAPSVEAAFETPVEAETPAAPETAEAPTESVAPADEPATEPEPEQGQ, encoded by the coding sequence ATGGGACAGAAGGTACATCCATACGGCCTGCGGCTGGGCATCATCCGCCAGTCTCGGAGCACCTGGTTCGCGGAGGGCAAGAAGTACCGCGAGCAGCTGATTGGGGACTTGAAGATTCGTCAGTTCCTTGAGAAGGAGCTGCTGAACGCCAGCGTCTCCAACATCGCCATCGAGCGTGCCGCGGATAACATCTCCGTCACCATCGAGACCGGCAAGCCCGGTATCGTCATCGGTCGCGGTGGCCGTGACGTTGAGAAGCTGCGGCAGAAGGTGGAGAAGGTCGCCGGCCGGCGTGTGCGCGTGAACGTCGAGGAGACGAAGGACCCCGACACCAATGCAGCGCTGGTGGCCCAGAACATAGCCCGTCAGATCGAACGGCGCGTGTCGTACCGCCGCGCGATGCGCCAGGCAATTGACCGGGCCATCCGGATGGGCGCGCAGGGGATGCGGTGCACGGTGAGCGGACGCCTGCAGGGCGCCGAGATCGCCCGCACCGAAGCTCTCGGCCCCGAGGGTCGGGTGCCGCTGCACACACTCCGCGCGGATGTGCACTTCGGCTTCGCGGAGGCCCGGACCGGCTACGGCAACATCGGCGTAAAGGTCTGGATCTACAAGGGCGACATTTTGCCCCCGCGCAAGGTCAAACAGTCCGACATGTACGTGCCTGAAGAGACGGCGGAAGCGCCGGTCGAGGATGTAGTGGCCGAGGGCGCGATCGAGGATGTGGCACCATCGGTGGAAGCGGCTTTCGAGACGCCCGTCGAGGCCGAAACACCAGCCGCACCGGAGACCGCTGAGGCGCCGACCGAGAGCGTTGCGCCGGCCGATGAGCCCGCAACCGAACCCGAGCCGGAACAGGGACAGTGA
- the rplN gene encoding 50S ribosomal protein L14: protein MIQHMTRLKVADNSGVQEVGCIRVMGRGQNVYGSLGDQIVCSAKQVTPQSPIAKGSVLKGVIVRCKQPVKRADGTEIRFDDNAVVIVDDNGNPRCTRVFGPVARELRDRKFMRIVSLAEEVV from the coding sequence ATGATCCAGCACATGACTCGACTAAAAGTGGCGGACAACTCTGGCGTCCAGGAAGTGGGCTGCATCCGGGTGATGGGACGCGGACAGAACGTCTACGGTTCTCTCGGAGACCAGATCGTCTGTTCGGCCAAGCAGGTGACGCCGCAGAGCCCGATTGCCAAGGGCAGCGTCCTGAAGGGCGTTATCGTCCGGTGCAAGCAGCCTGTAAAACGGGCGGACGGCACCGAGATCAGGTTCGACGACAACGCTGTCGTCATCGTGGACGACAATGGGAACCCGCGGTGCACCCGTGTCTTCGGTCCTGTGGCCCGCGAGCTGCGTGACCGCAAGTTCATGCGGATCGTCTCGCTGGCCGAGGAAGTCGTCTGA
- a CDS encoding type Z 30S ribosomal protein S14 — translation MARKSWIAKQKREPKFAVRAYNRCSLCGRRRAYMRKFGLCRICFRENALAGNIPGITKSSW, via the coding sequence GTGGCACGCAAATCGTGGATTGCGAAACAGAAGCGGGAACCGAAGTTCGCTGTGAGAGCATACAACCGGTGCAGTCTGTGCGGACGCCGGCGGGCTTACATGCGCAAGTTCGGCCTCTGCCGGATATGCTTTCGGGAGAACGCCCTGGCGGGGAACATCCCGGGGATTACGAAGTCGAGTTGGTAG
- the rplF gene encoding 50S ribosomal protein L6, translating into MSRVGKNPIPIPDKVKVEVEAGNVVKVKGPLGQLEQQLAPEIELTIADNTITLTRKNETREARALHGLSRALVANMVHGVSEGFEKRLEIQGVGYRGDMEGKNLKLRIGFSHEVLVQPAEGTEISTQGQQVIIVKGCDKQVVGQVAANIRKVRPVEPYKGKGIRYAGEKVRRKAGKSAKVGG; encoded by the coding sequence ATGTCTCGAGTAGGCAAGAATCCCATACCCATCCCTGACAAGGTCAAGGTCGAGGTTGAGGCCGGCAACGTGGTGAAGGTCAAGGGCCCTCTGGGGCAGCTTGAGCAGCAGCTTGCACCCGAGATCGAGCTCACGATCGCCGACAATACCATCACCCTGACGCGGAAGAACGAGACCCGCGAGGCACGGGCGTTGCACGGGCTTTCCCGCGCGCTCGTAGCGAACATGGTTCATGGTGTCAGTGAGGGCTTCGAAAAGCGCCTTGAAATCCAGGGCGTCGGCTACCGGGGCGACATGGAGGGCAAGAACCTCAAGCTGCGTATCGGTTTCAGTCACGAGGTTCTGGTCCAGCCGGCGGAGGGCACTGAGATCAGCACTCAGGGCCAGCAGGTCATCATTGTCAAGGGCTGCGACAAGCAGGTCGTGGGGCAGGTGGCCGCCAACATTCGCAAGGTTCGCCCGGTGGAGCCCTACAAGGGCAAAGGCATTCGCTACGCGGGCGAGAAGGTGCGGCGGAAGGCCGGCAAGTCGGCCAAGGTCGGCGGCTAG
- the rpmC gene encoding 50S ribosomal protein L29, with product MPDDAKTTTDFLGQLRDSTDAELELRKAHIMESLFNLRFRLASGQIEDPKRVNKYRKAIARINTILRARALGIEKEGSR from the coding sequence ATGCCTGATGACGCCAAGACCACCACAGACTTTTTGGGCCAACTGAGGGACTCCACCGACGCCGAGCTTGAACTTCGCAAGGCGCACATCATGGAGAGTCTGTTCAATCTGCGATTCCGGCTGGCTTCCGGACAGATCGAGGACCCCAAGCGCGTGAACAAGTACCGCAAGGCAATCGCGCGAATCAACACCATCCTGCGGGCGCGTGCTCTCGGGATTGAGAAAGAGGGGTCCCGCTAA
- the rplD gene encoding 50S ribosomal protein L4, with translation MPNMAVYDMAGAKTADLQVPDELLGLPFNPDLVRQAVVAVDHARKRRCGKSIRRDEVDMTGAKWYRQKGLGRARHGARSAPNFVGGGKAHGPTGEQGTHKMPKRMRRKAAAVALSEKVRDGNVTLLEKIELENISTRQFVSILNALKLSGKVLMLLSSAEARDEVLYKSCRNVADLTAREVPHFNTRDIVLADEIVITRAALEQLMKGGADSAE, from the coding sequence ATGCCTAACATGGCAGTTTACGACATGGCCGGGGCGAAGACGGCGGACTTGCAGGTTCCCGATGAGCTTCTCGGCCTGCCGTTCAACCCAGACCTGGTGCGTCAGGCCGTCGTGGCCGTGGACCACGCGCGGAAGAGGCGCTGCGGCAAGTCTATCCGCAGGGACGAAGTGGATATGACCGGCGCGAAGTGGTATCGGCAGAAGGGCCTGGGCCGCGCTCGCCATGGCGCACGCAGCGCTCCGAATTTCGTGGGCGGCGGCAAAGCGCACGGCCCCACGGGCGAACAGGGCACCCACAAGATGCCCAAGCGCATGCGCCGGAAGGCAGCGGCGGTCGCACTGTCCGAGAAGGTGCGGGACGGTAATGTTACCCTTCTTGAGAAGATCGAACTTGAGAACATCAGCACCCGGCAGTTCGTGTCCATCCTGAACGCACTCAAGTTGAGCGGCAAGGTGCTCATGCTGCTGAGCAGCGCGGAAGCGCGGGATGAGGTGCTGTATAAGAGTTGCCGGAATGTCGCCGATCTCACGGCCCGGGAAGTGCCGCATTTCAACACCCGAGACATCGTGCTGGCGGACGAGATCGTGATTACCCGGGCTGCGCTGGAGCAGCTGATGAAGGGTGGCGCGGACAGTGCTGAATAG
- the rplP gene encoding 50S ribosomal protein L16 translates to MLMPKRTKHRKHHRGRRTGIARRGATLNQGEHGLQALEPGWITSRQIEAARVAITRTAARGGKLWIRIFPDHVVTEKPPETRGGKGKGSPAYWVAVVKPGRIMFEVAGLPRELAREALRKAAHKLPIAAKIVSREEE, encoded by the coding sequence ATGTTGATGCCCAAGCGCACGAAACACAGGAAGCACCACCGTGGCCGCCGCACGGGGATTGCCCGACGCGGAGCCACGCTGAACCAGGGCGAACACGGCCTCCAGGCGCTGGAACCGGGCTGGATCACCAGCCGGCAGATTGAGGCAGCGCGTGTGGCCATCACCCGGACCGCTGCTCGCGGCGGTAAGCTTTGGATCCGGATTTTCCCGGACCACGTGGTGACGGAGAAGCCGCCAGAAACCCGCGGTGGTAAGGGTAAGGGTTCGCCGGCTTACTGGGTCGCCGTGGTGAAACCGGGCCGGATCATGTTCGAGGTCGCAGGCTTGCCGCGTGAACTGGCACGTGAGGCGCTGCGGAAAGCTGCTCACAAGTTGCCGATCGCTGCGAAGATCGTGTCTCGGGAGGAGGAGTAA
- the rpsH gene encoding 30S ribosomal protein S8, with protein MAAVSDPIADMLTRIRNAAESRHTNVRVPMSKIKLEIAKILHDEGYIRGFQLVGKGRDLRIRLKYDDHRQPVIKGLKRVSKPGRRVYCGKEELPRVLGGLGIAIVSTSQGVLTAREARRRGIGGEVLGFIW; from the coding sequence ATGGCTGCCGTTAGCGACCCCATCGCCGACATGCTGACGAGAATTCGAAACGCCGCAGAATCGCGGCACACGAACGTGCGTGTGCCAATGTCGAAGATCAAGCTGGAGATCGCCAAGATCCTCCACGATGAGGGCTACATCCGCGGGTTCCAGCTCGTGGGCAAGGGCCGGGATCTTCGCATCCGGTTGAAGTACGATGATCATCGCCAGCCCGTGATCAAGGGGCTCAAGCGAGTGAGCAAGCCCGGCCGGCGCGTGTACTGCGGGAAGGAAGAGCTTCCCCGGGTGCTCGGCGGTCTCGGCATCGCCATCGTTTCCACGAGCCAGGGCGTGCTGACCGCGCGCGAGGCTCGGCGGCGCGGTATCGGCGGCGAAGTGCTGGGCTTCATCTGGTAG
- the rplE gene encoding 50S ribosomal protein L5 has protein sequence MAEKPRLKEMYETELRPKLIERFGFRNVMQAPRLVKVCVNMGISEAKSGPEAGQIMETAMREMALITGQRPCITRARKSIASFQVRAGAMVGCRVTIRGARAWEFLDRLFNIALPRIRDFRGLPRNSFDGRGNYSLGINDQLIFPELNYDDVKTQRGMDITIVTTARTDEEAQAFLEGLGLPLARPEG, from the coding sequence ATGGCTGAAAAGCCTAGACTCAAGGAAATGTACGAAACCGAGTTGCGCCCGAAGCTCATCGAGCGGTTCGGTTTCCGCAACGTGATGCAGGCGCCGCGTCTGGTGAAGGTCTGCGTGAACATGGGCATCTCGGAGGCGAAGTCGGGCCCCGAAGCCGGGCAGATCATGGAGACGGCGATGCGGGAGATGGCTCTCATTACCGGGCAGCGGCCGTGTATTACCCGGGCCCGCAAGTCCATCGCATCGTTCCAGGTTCGCGCCGGCGCAATGGTCGGTTGCCGCGTGACTATCCGCGGGGCCCGGGCCTGGGAGTTCCTGGACAGGCTGTTCAACATCGCTCTGCCGCGCATCCGCGACTTCCGCGGATTGCCCCGGAACAGCTTTGACGGCCGCGGGAACTACAGTCTGGGCATCAATGACCAGCTGATATTCCCTGAATTGAACTATGACGACGTGAAGACCCAGCGCGGCATGGACATAACCATCGTAACGACGGCCCGGACCGACGAGGAAGCCCAGGCGTTCCTCGAGGGTCTTGGCCTTCCGCTGGCCCGGCCCGAGGGGTAG
- the rplB gene encoding 50S ribosomal protein L2 yields the protein MPIKEHNPTTPGRREYATVDTSHLDKKKPERALLSPRKKSAGRNNQGRVTTRFRGGGHKQKIREIDFKRDKDGIPARVAALEYDPGRTAHIALLHYADGEKRYILAPEGLKKGDSVVSGPNVPARLGNALPIASVPVGTVIHNVELTPQRGGQLGRSAGTEIQLVAKEGKYAHLKLPSGEVRLVSVQCRCTIGRVGNSEHGNIQDGKAGRRRWRGRRPHVRGAVMNPRDHPHGGGEGKAPIGMDSPRSPWGWKTLGRKTRNNRKPSTKYIVRRRKT from the coding sequence ATGCCGATCAAAGAGCATAACCCAACTACCCCGGGAAGGCGTGAATACGCCACCGTCGACACTTCGCATCTGGATAAGAAGAAGCCGGAGCGCGCGCTGCTGTCCCCGCGGAAGAAGTCGGCCGGCCGCAACAACCAGGGCCGCGTGACGACGCGGTTCCGCGGTGGCGGCCACAAGCAGAAGATTCGCGAGATCGACTTCAAGCGTGACAAGGACGGTATCCCTGCGCGGGTTGCAGCGTTGGAGTACGATCCCGGCCGGACCGCGCATATCGCGCTGCTGCATTACGCGGACGGCGAGAAGCGCTATATTCTCGCACCCGAGGGCCTGAAGAAGGGCGACAGCGTGGTTTCGGGCCCCAATGTCCCGGCGCGTCTGGGCAATGCTCTGCCCATCGCCAGCGTTCCGGTGGGTACGGTTATCCACAACGTCGAGCTAACCCCGCAGCGCGGCGGACAGTTGGGGCGGAGCGCCGGCACCGAGATCCAGTTGGTGGCCAAGGAAGGCAAGTATGCCCACCTGAAGCTTCCGTCTGGTGAAGTACGGCTGGTGTCGGTGCAGTGTCGGTGCACCATCGGTCGTGTGGGCAATTCTGAGCACGGCAATATCCAGGATGGTAAGGCCGGTCGGCGCCGTTGGCGTGGACGGCGGCCTCACGTCCGCGGCGCAGTGATGAACCCGCGCGACCATCCACATGGCGGCGGCGAGGGCAAGGCGCCTATCGGTATGGACAGTCCGCGGAGCCCGTGGGGTTGGAAGACCCTGGGTCGCAAGACCCGGAACAACCGCAAGCCATCGACCAAGTACATCGTTCGGCGCCGCAAGACCTGA
- the rpsS gene encoding 30S ribosomal protein S19: MARSMKKGPYCDPKLLAKIEKMNDAGEKRIIRTWSRRSTIFPDMLGHTIAVHDGRKHVPVYVTENMVGHKLGEFVPTRTYRGMRPSRSERTSGR, encoded by the coding sequence ATGGCACGCTCAATGAAGAAGGGTCCGTACTGCGACCCCAAGCTTCTGGCGAAGATCGAGAAGATGAACGACGCGGGCGAGAAGAGGATCATCCGCACCTGGTCGCGGCGTTCGACGATCTTCCCAGACATGCTTGGACATACTATCGCAGTGCACGACGGCCGCAAGCACGTGCCGGTTTACGTGACGGAGAACATGGTGGGTCACAAGCTCGGGGAGTTCGTGCCGACCCGCACGTACCGTGGCATGCGCCCGTCGCGCTCTGAGCGGACCAGCGGCCGGTAG
- the rpsQ gene encoding 30S ribosomal protein S17 — translation MSDKVIATREGVVVSDKMDKTVVVAVERLTRHPLYGRVLRRTRKFKAHDERNECHTGDRVRIQHCRPLSKDKSWRVIEIVERAR, via the coding sequence ATGAGTGACAAAGTTATCGCAACCCGCGAAGGCGTCGTCGTCAGTGACAAGATGGACAAGACCGTGGTCGTTGCCGTGGAGCGCCTGACCCGGCACCCGCTTTATGGCAGGGTTCTGCGCCGGACGCGGAAGTTCAAGGCACACGACGAGCGCAATGAGTGCCATACCGGCGACAGGGTGCGGATTCAGCACTGCCGGCCGCTGAGCAAGGACAAGTCGTGGCGCGTTATCGAGATTGTGGAGCGCGCGAGGTAA
- the tuf gene encoding elongation factor Tu (EF-Tu; promotes GTP-dependent binding of aminoacyl-tRNA to the A-site of ribosomes during protein biosynthesis; when the tRNA anticodon matches the mRNA codon, GTP hydrolysis results; the inactive EF-Tu-GDP leaves the ribosome and release of GDP is promoted by elongation factor Ts; many prokaryotes have two copies of the gene encoding EF-Tu) — GDNVRITGELIVPIAMEEGLRFAIREGGHTVGAGVVTKVIE; from the coding sequence GGGTGACAATGTTCGGATCACGGGGGAACTGATCGTACCGATCGCGATGGAAGAGGGTCTGCGGTTCGCGATTCGCGAGGGCGGCCACACCGTGGGCGCCGGCGTGGTGACGAAGGTTATTGAGTAG